GAAAACGCTCCTCGCGAcatccacccctcctcctcctgtggcAGCTGCCATCTTGTTGTTGGGCGGGGTTAGTTTGTGTGGGGCCAACGTGAACAGGGTGAACTCCGACCCCGCTGGCCCCGCGGCGACAACCTTTGACACCGACAGGGCCGCCGGCAACGGCGAGGGGTCACGAGGTCGCAGCTGCCCCGCCGACGATATCGAGTGACGAGAGTCCACGTTGCCGCGGTAACTGGAGCGGCGTCTGTAGCGGTTGTAACGGCTGTAGTAGGACGCGGAGCGGAACAGAGGGGGTTTGGTGAGAGAGCGGCGACCGCGGGTACGGAGCTGGCGGTGGCGTTCTATGAAGACGTGGACTGTCAGAACGCCCACCATCTCAGCCAAGATGAAGGACAACGCCCCGAAGTAGAAGGACCAGCCGTAGGAGTAACTCTTCTTACTGTCGCTCTGACCCGGGTCGCCAGAGTTAGCCGAGATGTAGACGATGATGCCAATGATGTTACTGAGGcctggagagtggagagagagttagctgagatgtaggagagagagagagagagagagagagcgacagagagagacagagagagagacagagacagacacagagagagagagacagagacagagacagagagagcgacagagagagacagacacagagagagagagagagagctgacctGCGGAGACGAACAGTATCCCGGCGCTAAGCATGACGTTGTGTTGTGTCTTGTAGAACTCGCTGCCggccacacacactcctcccagAAACAACAGACCTACACTCATTATGGGGAATATACTGGAGGCTCTCACTGCTCCTtcaacagacacacatacacatacacagagagacacacacacacacacaaaaagagagAAAAGTCAGAATTACACTCaaaattcagtgtgtgtgtgtgtgtgcgtgcgtgcgtgtgtgtgtgtgtgcatgtgtactcACTCAGTAGGTATTCCGCAGCATCCTGTTCATAGTCTGCATCCTCAAGGAAATAATCAATTTCTTTACACACCCCTCTGAACGTCCctacacagagaacagaggtGTTCAGGGCTTTCTTTACACACCCCTCTGAACGTCCCTTCACAGAGAACAGAGGTGTTCAGGGGTTTCTGTACACAGCCCTCTGAACGTCCCTTCACAGAGAACAGAGGTGTTCAGGGCTTTCTTTACACAGCCCTCTGAACGTCCCTTCACAGAGAACAGAGGTGTTCAGGGGTTTCTTTACACACCCCTCTGAACGTCCCTTCACAGAGAAAATATCTATAGTACTAATATTACTACATACAGGTATACATCCCAgccaaatataacatatatatagTACTAATATTACTACGTACAGGTATACATCCCAGCATACTAtaacatatatatacagtgagggaaaaaagtatttgatcccctgctgattttgtacatttgcccactgacaaagaaatgatcagtctataattttaatggtaggtttatttgaacagtgagaggaataacaacaaaaaaatccagaaaaacgcatgtaaaaaaaattataaattgatttgcattttattgagggaagtaagtatttgacccccctctcaatcagaaagatttctgtctcccaggtgtcttttatacaggtaacgagctgagattaggagcacactcttaaagggaatgctcctaatctcagtttgttacctgtataaaagacacctgtccacagaagcaaatcaatcaatcagattccaaactctccaccatggccaagaccaaagagctctccaagtatgtcagggacaagattgtagacctacacaagccTCGAATGGGCTACaacaccatcgccaagcagcttggtgagaaggtgacaacagttggtgcgattattcgcaaatggaagaaacacaaaataactgtcaatctccctcggcctggggctccatgcaagatctcacctcgtggagttgcaacgatcatgagaacggtgaggaatcagcccagaactacacgggaggatcttgtcattgatctcaaggcagctgggaccatagtcaccaagaaaacaatttctaacacactacgccgtgaaggactgaaatcctgcagcgcccgcaaggtccccctgctcaagaaagcacatatacatgcccgtctgaagtttgccaatgaacatcggaatgattcagaggacaattgGGTGAaagagttgtggtcagatgagaccaaaatggagctctttggcatcaactcaactcgccgtgtttggaggaggagaaatgctgcctatgaccccaagaacaccatccccaccgtcaaacatggaggtggaaacattatgctttgggggtgtttttctgctaaggggacaggacaacttcaccacatcaaaaggacgatggacggggtcacgtaccgtcaaatcttgggtgagaaccttcttccctcagccagggcattgaaaatgggttgtggatgggtattccagcatgacaatgacccaaaacacacagccaaggcaacaaaggagtggctcaagaagaagcacattaaggtcctggagtggcctagccagtctccagaccttaatcccatagaaaatctgtggagggagctgaaggttcgagttgccaaacgtcagcctcgaaacctgaatgacttggagaagatctgcaaagaggagtggggcaaaatccctcctgagatgtgtgcaaacctggtggccaactacaagaaacatctgacctctgtgattgccaacaagggttttgccaccaagtactaagtcatgttttgcagaggggtcaaatacttatttccctcattataatgcaaatcaatttataacatttttgacatgcgtttttctggacttttttgtcgttattctgtctctcactgttcaaataaacctaccattaaaattatagactgatcatttctttgtcagtgggcaaacgtacaaaatcagcaggggatcaaatacttttttccctcactgtatatatatatatatatatatatatatatatatatatatatatatatatatagtattgtcgtgtctttggcatcattaaagtgaagactgttattttatcaaatcaattctctgtaattattattacgtgattaaactgattaatcgtgtaacggtaattaactaggaagtcggggcaccaaggaaaatattcagattacaaagttataattttcctaatataactttcagatatcataatatctgatctatTAGTCTTCGGATTAATGATGTAttctttacctcgtcagtctcattccaaacgtcgtaaattgttggttatctgcacgaacccagtcttcactatgagtcatccatacatcaattgtcttaaaataatttatttactaactaagtaattcacagaaatgcataacaaacagtagatatggttacaaggaaatgataggagaatgtgccctagtggtgcttgttgtctaacaagccgccggcatggcggcttgttagacaaaagagttgataattataacaattgatatgctaatcctttgcacatgaacgcgcactcattcgggaacaattgcaatcaatatatatatatttacactcagTGTGTCGTTGGGATCCTTGTTGAAAagttcgttctgttggagagtttgttctctctctctctctctctctctctctctctctctctctctctctctcagaatgggtatttcaaagtgacattcattaatgtcgttataggacagatgtttcgtcggtcttcggtgatagaaaccctgggtgggggttatattcggaatAACAGAAAAagaggctgtctcatgacgccaggtcccgtctgttcatgggggcgtgccgatgacttggtacaattctctcacattaacatcttacaagcatcccaacatattccaaatagctttatccttattcattcattttatacaaccattatatgtaagtctcacaactgaggctacTATATAAACAGcgccatggtaatgtggccgtattgtctctcatgagcttcacaaaattgtaccaaatggaccagttcgtagctggattcttcaccgatcttttataccttctccagaacataaatattgttcagttctccaattctgtgaggtgggagaaccccttggttctttctatgaaacccactctgtctcaaaactgtagccatgaggcaggacattcttttaggaatttacgaccgctctcacagagcctgggtgtgggagacagaggtagggggatggggcatagaaaacccaaagagggcaacgtcatgacaaaatgctaatcctttgcacatgaacgctcactcattcaggaataattgcaatcattatatatttacgctcagtgtgtcttcgtgatctctgttggaatcatccgtctttctgttggaaggttcaaagtctctctctctcccatgaagTCTTTCgttgttagaatggatacttcagagtcccattcagaaatgttcttatagaatagatgtttcagcagttgtcggtcttcgcatttCAGGTCGACATAacttctagctgcagactagtaattagtatcgaagatttgctcttattctgtcagaatcgatagtctcagagtttcagCGACCATTACACGTTAGCTTATACTGAAGTTTTTatagtctctactcaaaccttcgCCCCCTCTGTGATCGAGGTACGCATGGTCTGAAGGGAATTCCTTCAGCTGAGGGTTatattcgtaacagtagaaaagggctgtcccatgacgccagattgatgtctgtgctcatggggcgggccaatgactttaaacagaaatacaattctctcaatCATAAAACAAAACGGACCGGGTCGTAGCTGGTttctccaccgaccgtttacacattctccaaaacatggatattgttcagttctcaagttctgtgatgtagaagaagttcctttgttctctctatgtgtctctttcTGCTTGCTATACTGCCTGGCCCTGAGGAGAGTCTCCTCTAGGAATTTACAACCTGAGATAACAGAGCCTGggtgtaagagggagagagagggggaaggcactcgctatacccaaagagggccacgtcatgacagtaCTAATATTACTCCATACAGGTATACATCCAACATACTATAACATATATATAGTAATAATATTACTACATACAGCTACACATCCCAGCATAATATAACATGCACATCCCAGCataatataaacacacacacacacatatatatatagtacTAATAGTACTACATACAGGTATACATCCAACATACTATAACATATAGATAGTACTAATATTACTACATACAGGTACACATCCCAGCCTAatataacacacacatatatatatagtacTAATATTACTACAGACAGGTATACATCCAGCATACTATAACATACATATAGTACTAATATTACTACATACAGGTATACATCCAACATACTATAACATATATATAGTACTAATAGTACTACATACAGGTACACATCCCAGCctaatataacacacacacatatatatatagtacTAATATTACTACATACAGGTATACATCCAGCATACTATAACATACATATAGTACTAATATTACTACATACAGGTATACATCCAACATACTATAACATATATATAGTACTAATAGTACTACATACAGGTACACATCCCAGCCTAatataacacacacatatatatatagtacTAATATTACTACATACAGGTATACATCCAACATACTATAACATACATATAGTACTAATATTACTACATACAGGTATACATCCAGCATACTATAACATACATATAGTACTAATATTACTACATACAGGTATACATCCAACATACTATAACATATATATAGTACTAATAGTACTACATACAGGTATACATCCCATCTAATGATGGAATTtctggtggaagaatggtgttaaacccctccaatagagttccagacacttgtagaatctatgccaaggagcattgaagctgttctggctggtGGTCCAACGCCCTGTTAAGACACTTAATATGTTAATGTTTCCTTTATTCTGATAGTTACATCTGCCAACTGCCAGGTCAGAGCAGAGCACTAAAAGTCCTGGAGTGATCTTCCCCAAAGGGGCTGTCAACTGTTCAATGGTCCTCaatacacagtcacacacacacacacatatacacagtcacacacacacacacacagtcacacacacacacacacacacacacaccattgatgTCCTTTAACAGTGTGTCCACTCATTAAACCACTTCGATGTTTAACAGATAGAGGTCAGCAAacattagagtgtgtgtgtgttatatgtgcggtgtgtgtgtgtgtgtgtgtgtgtgttgtgtattgtgtgtttctgtgttgtgtGTCAGAATAGACAGAAttattataccctgatgaagacagcttgtctgtcgaaacgttggacataaatatttttgcatcGGAGCTCCTacagtgtgcggctctcctttatcttttacgtgttctactctgctagccagcacctctcctaaacaggtgttctactctgccagccagcacctctcctaaacaggtgtcctactcccctagccagcacctctccgaAACAGGTGtcctactcccctagccagcacctctcctaaacaggtgttctactgtgctagccagcacctctcctaaacaggtgttctactgtgctagccagcacctctcctaaacaggtgttctactctgctagccagcacctctcctaaacaggtgttctactgtgctagccagcacctctcctaaacaggtgttctactgtgctagccagcacctctcctaaacaggtgttctactgtgctagccagcacctctcctaaacaggtgttctactgtgctagccagcacctctcccaaacaggtgttctactgtgctagccagcacctctcccaaacaggtgttctactgtgctagccagcacctctcctaaacaggtgttctactgtgctagccagcacctctcccaaacaggtgttctactgtgctagccagcacctctcccaaacaggtgttctactgtgctagccagcacctctcccaaacaggtgttctactgtgctagccagcacctctcccaaacaggtgttctactgtgctagccagcacctctcctaaacaggtgttctactgtgctagccagcacctctcctaaacaggtgttctactgtgctagccagcacctctcctaaacaggtgttctactgtgctagccagcacctctcctaaacaggtgttctactgtgctagccagcacctctcctaaacaggtgttctactgtgctagccagcacctctcctaaacaggtgttctactgtgctagccagcacctctcctaaacaggtgttctactgtgctagccagcacctctcctaaacaggtgttctactctgctagccagcacctctcctaaacaggtgtgcgtttctttcgcctctagAATAGACACAATACCAGGGGTCGTTCTCAAAACATGCCAAGTGTCTTCaaggacattttcaatctctcctggTCTCTAATCAAGCTGACCATCATTGTCCTTAACAGCTCCAAAGTAGCcttcctaaatgactatcgccctgaaGGCACatcacatctgtaattatgaagtgctttgaaactgggtggcaggtaacctagtggttagagcgttggactagtaaccgaaaggttgaaagatcgaatccctgagctgacgaggtaaagatctgtcgttctgcccctgaacaaggtagttaacccactgttcctaggccgtcattgaaaataagaatttgttcttaactgacttacctagttaaataaaggtacaaaaacaAAGTCTGGTTATGACACACATCATCCCACTTCAATTCtgataccgccccaacagatccacagatgatgcaatctgaatcacactccacactgccctcacccacctggacaagagaggaaccaacagatccacagatgatgcaatagtttaataacacctactcattcaagaggttTTTCtgatttttttactattttctacattgtagaataatagtgaagacatcaaaactatgaaaaaacacatatggaatcatgtaataaccaaaacaaaagtgttaaacaaatatatttgagattcttcaaagtagccaccctttgacttgatgacagctttgcacactcttggcattctctcaaccagcttcatgagctagtcacctggaatgcatttcaattaacaggtgtaccttgttaaaagttaatttgtggattttttcCCCTCCTTAACGTGTTTGAGCCAatccgttgtgttgtgacaaggtggggttGGTATACAGTAGATAACCCTatatggtaaaagaccaagtccatattatggaatgaacagctcaaataagcaaagaaaaacgacagtccatcattactttgagacaagaaggtcagtcaatctggaaaatgtcaagaactttgacagtttcttcaagtgcagtcgcaaaaaccatcaagcactatgatgaaactggctctcatgaggaccgccacaggaatggaagacccagagttacctctgctgcagaggataagttcattagagttaccagcctcagaaattgcagaccaaataaatgcttcacagagttcaagtaacagacacatctcaacatcaactgttcagaggagactgcatgaatcaggccttcatggtcaaattgctgcaaagaaaccactactaaaggacaccaataagaagaagagacttgcttgggccaagaaacacaagcaatggacattagaccagtggaaatttgaactctgatgagtccaaatttgagatttttggttccaaccgcagggCAGATCAGcactctgcagcgatacaccattccatctgtttagtgggactatcatttgtttttcaacaggacaatgacccaaaacacacctccacacacccaaaacacacccccaggctgtgtaagggctatttgaccaagcagAGTGAtagagtgttgcatcagatgacctggcctccacaatcacccgacctcaacccaattgagagggtttaggatgagttggaccgcaaagtgaaggaaaaacagccaacaagtattcaccatatgtgggaactacttcaagactattggaaaagcattccaggtgaagatggttgagagaatgccaagagtttacaaagctgtcatcaaggcaaagggtggctcctttgaagaatctcaaatctaaaatatatttagatttgtttaacacttttattggttactacatgattccatatgtgttatttcatagtgtggatgtcttcactattattctacaatgtagatattaaaaattattctacaatgaaaatattaaaaataaagaaaaacccttgaatgagttctaaaacctttgactggtactgtatctctttatttatttttaattagcaaaaatatctaaaaaactGTTTGCGCTTGGTCATTATGGATTAGAATCCCACTTtttaacacaacagaatgtgtaaaaagtcaaggagcCACCGCAGCTCCATTCTGGTGTATTAACCACTTAATTCCTCTAGTGTCCCAATTTCATTTAGAAACTCTGCATCATTGTGAAGGGCTCGTAagcagcatttcacggtaaagtctacaccagttgtattcggcccatgtcacaaatacattttgatttgatttgtgtgtctGGTTGTCCCATTGGGCacatttgtttttaaatcaacgttgtttccacatcttAAAACAATAAACCAATCAATGTGATGACGTGGGAAACTGCTTGGATTTTCAAAAAGTCATCATTCctattttttttcacccaacttgtAACTGAAATCCAATTATATTCATGTTGATAAACGGTaaattgacaactcaaccaaacgtAAATCATAACTGGACGTCGAACTGATGTCGGTGcccagtggagtgggtgtgttcCCTATGTTACTTGGTTGTTCTAATGTAGACTGGGTTGTGTTAAACTCTACGGAATCAAAAGCAGAGCCAGACCCATCCGGACACCATCGgtgaccagcacacacacacacacacacacacacacacacacacacacacacacgtttaaaaCTCTTAACCAAAAGATCCAATCAAATCAACACTTAAAACTGACCCAAACTGCAATAGTTGTACTTTAAACCCGTAACCAAAAGatccaatcaaatcaatcaaaataAACAACCCGTTAACAGTCACCTTCGAGACAACAGGTGCGCCAGAGCCCGGAGTGCGTCATCACCACCTCGTTCTTGCGGATGGTCTCGTTGTCATGGAGCGACGTCTTGGACCGGCAGACGCCCCGGGAGTACAGCCAGTAGTCCGTTCCCACTGCGATGGTCATCAGGCTGAACGCTATGAAGGATAACGCCGTGGTCACCAGCATCAGCGCTCCCCGGTTACACAACTTCATCACGGCAAAGGAAGTTACAGTCCACTGCTAGCCTTCATAAAGGCTTTCTGTACTTCGTTTATAGTCCAGGCTTCAAAACAGCGTTTAGCGGGAGTTTCTAGTTTCACAACTTTTAAATCCTTCTTCTTCATCTCCTCTTTCTTACGGCTTCTTAGTTATAGTCCCAGGCATTCTCTTCTTTAGAGGAACGATGGAAATGAGTGACTCCGTCATCCTCACTCAGAGAGAATGTGAAGCTCTAAGTCCAGAGTGGGAGGTGCCTTGGAGAGGTCCACCTCCTTTATATTAATCATTATTGGTTTGGAGTGGTCCACCTCCTTTATATTAATCATTATTGGTTTGGAGTGGTCCACCTCCTTTATATTAATCATTATTGGTTTGGAGTGGTCCACCTCCTTTATATTAATCATTATTGGTTTGGAGTGGTCCACCTCCTTTACATTAATCATTATTGGTTTGGAGTGGTCCACTTCCTTTATATTAATCATTATTGGTTTGGAGAGGTCCACCTCCTTTATATTAATCATTATTGGTTTGGAGTGGTCCACCTCCTTTATATTAATCATTATTGGTTTGGAGAGGTCCACCTCCTTTACATTAATCATTATTGGTTTGGAGTGGTCCACCTCCTTTATATTAATCATTATTGGTTTGGAGAGGTCCACCTCCTTTACATTAATCATTATTGGTTTGGAGAGGTCCACTTCCTTTATATTAATCATTATTGGTTTGGAGAGGTCCACTTCCTTTATATTAATCATTATTGGTTTGGAGAGGTCCACTTCCTTTATATTAATCATTATTGGTTTGGAGAGGTCCACCTCCTTTACATTAATCATTATTGGTTTGGAGAGGTCCACCTCCTTTACTTTAATCATTATTGGTTTACATAAAAATGATATGTTTTTTAGGGATGGATGTGTCATGAAAGGGCTAAAAACTCATCACAGTGAGGGTCCACTCTCGAGTTTAACACTGTGTGTGCCTTTACAGTGTAACAGCATCCCGGGACTCCCAAAGTCTCTCCAGTTTAACAGCATCCCGGTGAGGGTCCACTCTCCAGTTTAACAGCATGCTGGTGAGGGTCCACTCTCCAGTTTAACAGCATCCTGGTGAGGGTCCACTCTCCAGTTTAACAGCATCCCGGTGAGGGTCCACTCTCCAGTTTAACAGCATCCCGGTGAGGGTCCACTCTCCAGTTTAACAGCATCCCGGTGAGGGTCCACTCTCCAGTTTAACAGCATCCCGGTGAGGGTCCACTCTCCAGTTTAACAGCATCCCGGGACACCcaacctctctcctcttctgtcagCTCTGACAACACCATTACCGTTTCTGTCTTGTCAGACCCATTCACAGCCTGTCACAGACACACATCAAACTCACCACAAACTGACTCAGTGCTTAAGCATAGATAGAAAAACAACATATTAAATAAAACAACCTTTTTTTATCCAGGTCCCTTTTGAACAAAAATAGATGTTATCTGTAAGGCTGGATATCCTAGATACATTAAGGTTTGAGAAGTGAAAACACAAAACTGTCCAAGGATCATTCACTGCCAGaagtccacagccagtacagccagtagtccacagccagtacagccagtagtccacagccagtacagccagtagtccacagccagtacagccagtagtccacagccagtagtccacagccagtacagccagtagtccacagccagtagtccacagccagtacagccagtagtccacagccagtagtccacagccagtagtccactgccagtacagccagtagtccacagccagtacagccagtagtccacagccagtacagccagtacagccagtagtccacagccagtacagccagtagtccacagccagtacagccagtagtccacagccagtacagccagtagtccacagccagtagtccactgccagtacagccag
This genomic interval from Salmo trutta unplaced genomic scaffold, fSalTru1.1, whole genome shotgun sequence contains the following:
- the LOC115181928 gene encoding voltage-dependent calcium channel gamma-3 subunit-like, which encodes MKLCNRGALMLVTTALSFIAFSLMTIAVGTDYWLYSRGVCRSKTSLHDNETIRKNEVVMTHSGLWRTCCLEGTFRGVCKEIDYFLEDADYEQDAAEYLLRAVRASSIFPIMSVGLLFLGGVCVAGSEFYKTQHNVMLSAGILFVSAGLSNIIGIIVYISANSGDPGQSDSKKSYSYGWSFYFGALSFILAEMVGVLTVHVFIERHRQLRTRGRRSLTKPPLFRSASYYSRYNRYRRRSSYRGNVDSRHSISSAGQLRPRDPSPLPAALSVSKVVAAGPAGSEFTLFTLAPHKLTPPNNKMAAATGGGGVDVARSVFLSPLTSKPNNKDMLPSNAANRRTTPV